A portion of the Methanolinea sp. genome contains these proteins:
- a CDS encoding DNA helicase PriA, producing MVRHECGFEQEILCRRCGSPVLYNQRIGLHCPRCGREITLLCPGCGKKW from the coding sequence ATGGTCCGGCACGAGTGCGGGTTCGAGCAGGAGATCCTCTGCCGGAGGTGCGGGTCCCCCGTCCTCTACAACCAGAGGATAGGGCTCCACTGCCCCCGCTGCGGGCGCGAGATCACCCTCTTATGCCCGGGTTGCGGGAAGAAATGGTGA